A stretch of Bombina bombina isolate aBomBom1 chromosome 2, aBomBom1.pri, whole genome shotgun sequence DNA encodes these proteins:
- the TMEM174 gene encoding transmembrane protein 174, with product MEQNSNSMDDFSLNVFSVPPYPNSRPDTQVSDGDKAGATLLFSGIFLGLVGITFTVMGWIRHNGLANFEWTQLLGPILLSVGVTFALISICKFKMLACKSCKNSEEPTSDTDQPTGGQSFVFTGINQPITFHGATVVQYIPPPYTTQDGITGTLPPLISPNNTQLINGTAPSIFPPQYYSIYPMDNPTFIEDDSFAVPPPTDDGSERSVCFFSNSIQNLECVR from the coding sequence ATGGAGCAGAATAGCAACTCGATGGATGACTTTTCCTTAAATGTGTTTTCAGTTCCTCCATACCCGAACAGCAGACCTGATACCCAGGTTTCAGATGGAGATAAAGCTGGAGCTACTTTATTATTTTCTGGTATTTTTCTGGGGCTTGTTGGAATCACATTCACTGTAATGGGGTGGATCAGACATAATGGACTTGCAAATTTTGAGTGGACTCAGTTGTTAGGTCCCATTCTGCTCTCAGTGGGTGTGACTTTTGCACTGATTTCCATATGCAAATTTAAGATGCTTGCATGCAAATCATGTAAGAATAGTGAGGAGCCCACATCAGATACAGACCAGCCCACAGGGGGACAGTCATTTGTTTTCACTGGGATTAATCAGCCTATAACGTTTCATGGTGCAACAGTGGTACAATACATTCCTCCTCCTTATACTACTCAGGACGGCATTACAGGCACTTTACCACCGCTAATTAGTCCTAACAATACTCAGCTGATCAATGGGACAGCGCCATCAATATTCCCCCCTCAATATTATAGCATTTATCCCATGGACAATCCAACTTTCATAGAAGATGACTCGTTTGCAGTTCCGCCACCTACAGACGATGGAAGTGAGAGGTCTGTTTGTTTCTTCTCAAATTCAATTCAAAATCTGGAGTGTGTGAGATGA